CTCGTCACCCCAGATTCCGCGCAGCATCGACGGCCACGGCTTGTCCAGCACCAGGTAACCGCCGCCGCCCTTGCCGACCTCGGTGCCGCTGTCGTCCACGACCTTCGCCGAGATGCCGGGCAGCGGACGCTGCGCCGACCCGGGCTTGGCCGCGGTGACACCCGGCAGCGGCGAGATCATGATCGAACCGGTCTCCGTCTGCCACCAGGTGTCGACCACCGGTGTCTTGCCGGCACCGATGTTGTCGCGGTACCACATCCACGCCTCGGGGTTGATCGGCTCACCCACGCTGCCCAGGACCCGCAAGCTGGACAGGTCGTACTCGGCGGGGATGTTCTCGCCCCACTTCATGAACGTGCGGATCAGCGTGGGGGCGGTGTAGTAGATGGAAACCTTGTTGTTCTGGATGATCTCCCAGTGCCGGCCCTCGTGCGGGGTGTTCGGGGTCCCCTCGTAGACGACCTGGGTGGCGCGGTTGGCCAGCGGCCCGTAGACGATGTAGGAGTGCCCGGTGACCCAGCCGATGTCGGCGGTGCACCAGTAGATGTCCTCGCCCGGCTTGTGGTCGAAGACGATGTGGTGGGTGTAGGCGGTCTGCGTGAGGTAGCCGCCGGAGGTGTGCAGAATGCCCTTGGGCTTCCCGGTGGTGCCGCTGGTGTAGAGGATGAACAGCGGGTGCTCCGAGTCGAACGCCTCGGGTGTGTGCTCGGCCGACTGACTGTCGACCAGCTCGTGCCACCACAGGTCGCGGCCCTCGCGCATGGGGACGTCGTCGCCGGTGCGGCGCACGACGATGACCTTCTCGACCGACGGGGCGCCGTCGAGGGCCTCGTCGACGTTCGTCTTCATCGGGGCGGCCTTGCCACGTCGGTACTGGCCGTCGGAGGTGATCACGACCTTGGCTTCGGCGTCGTCGACGCGGGAGCGCAGCGCGGCGGGGGAGAAACCGCCGAACACGACCGAGTGCAACGCGCCGAGCCGGGCGCAGGCCAGCATCGCCACGATCGCTTCGGGGATCATCGGGAGCTGGATCGCCACCCGGTCACCCGAGCCCACCCCCAGCGAGATCAGGGCGTTGGCGGCCTTGGACACCTCGTCCTTGAGCTGGGCGTAGGTGATGTCGCGGGTATCGCCGGGCTCACCGATCCAGTGGATCGCGACCTGGTCCCCGTGCCCGGCCTCCACGTGCCGGTCCACGCAGTTGTAGGCGACGTTCAGCTTGCCGCCGACGAACCACTTCGCGACCGGGGCGTCCGACCAGTCCAGCACCTGCGACCACTTCGTGTCCCAGTGCAACCGCTCCGCCTGCTCGGCCCAGAACGCTTCCCGGTCCGCGTCTGCCTTCTCGTACCAATCGGCCTTCGCGTTGGCCTGCGCCGCGAACTCCTCGGTGGGCGGGAACGTCCGGTTCTCGGTGAGCAGGTTGTCCAGCGCGGGGGACTGCTCTGTCATGGTGCACGGCCTCCTGAAGTCACTCATCTCTGGCTGACGCCGGATGCACGGTAGCGACGTTAGCCCTCGCAATGAAAGACCGCAGCTCTTCACCTTCGGTGCCGTGTTGGTCACCGCACGCGATCGAGCAGTTTCTGCTGTGTCGCGGGCCACTCCTCGGCCAGAAGGGAGTAGACGACGGTGTCCCGGAGGCTCCCGTCCGGGCGAATCCGGTGGGCGCGCAGGACCCCTTCCCGGGCGGCGCCGAGCCGTTCGATCGCCCGCTGTGACCGCTCGTTGCCGTGATCGGTGTGCCAGGTGACCCGCACCGCGCCCAGGACGTCGAAGGCGCGCTCCAGCAGGAGCAGCTTGGCCTCGGTGTTGATCGCGCTGCGCTGCCACGGCGCGCCGATCCAGGTGTAGCCGATGGCGAGGCCGCGGTGGCGCGGGTCGATCTCGTAATAGGAGGTGGTGCCGGCGACCCGGCCGCCGGCGACGTCGATCTGGGCCCATGCGGCACGGGTGGGGTCGGCGAGGATGTCGTCGATCATCGCCCGGGTGGCGTCGGGGGTGGCGGGCCGGCGGAGGCTGAGCCACCGCCACACCTCCGGATCGCGGCCCGCCTCGTGCAGGCCGTCGGCGTGCTCCTGGCTGAGTGGTTCGAGGATGACGTGCTTGCCGCGCAGGACGGGCCGGTCGTGCCAGGACATGTCCTTGACGGTAGAGGCCGCGGTGGACCGGGAGCATATCCAGTTCCAGCTTGGTTTCAAGGTCCACTTCGCCGCCTCATATGCTCGCGGGTACGCGGCGAAGGAGGTCGGAGTGGCTGAGCGGGAAGAGCTCACCTGGCAGTTGTTCGGTTCGGCCAGCCGGGAGCTCGCCCAGCAGGTCGCGGACAGCGGGTACGAACCGGACGTGATCCTGTCCATCGCCCGTGGCGGGCTGTTCGTCGCGGGGGCGCTCGGCTACGCCCTGGACGTGAAGAACCTGCACGTCATGAACGTGGAGTTCTACACCGGCGTCGGCGAGCGGCTGGAGCTGCCGGTGATGCTGCCGCCG
The sequence above is a segment of the Amycolatopsis viridis genome. Coding sequences within it:
- the acs gene encoding acetate--CoA ligase; its protein translation is MTEQSPALDNLLTENRTFPPTEEFAAQANAKADWYEKADADREAFWAEQAERLHWDTKWSQVLDWSDAPVAKWFVGGKLNVAYNCVDRHVEAGHGDQVAIHWIGEPGDTRDITYAQLKDEVSKAANALISLGVGSGDRVAIQLPMIPEAIVAMLACARLGALHSVVFGGFSPAALRSRVDDAEAKVVITSDGQYRRGKAAPMKTNVDEALDGAPSVEKVIVVRRTGDDVPMREGRDLWWHELVDSQSAEHTPEAFDSEHPLFILYTSGTTGKPKGILHTSGGYLTQTAYTHHIVFDHKPGEDIYWCTADIGWVTGHSYIVYGPLANRATQVVYEGTPNTPHEGRHWEIIQNNKVSIYYTAPTLIRTFMKWGENIPAEYDLSSLRVLGSVGEPINPEAWMWYRDNIGAGKTPVVDTWWQTETGSIMISPLPGVTAAKPGSAQRPLPGISAKVVDDSGTEVGKGGGGYLVLDKPWPSMLRGIWGDEERYRDTYWSRFADQGYYFAGDGAKYDNDGDIWLLGRVDDVMNVSGHRISTTEVESALVSHPTVAEAAVVGATDPTTGQGIVAFVILRGSAAEGGEEAVQELRNHVAKEIGPIAKPRQIMVVPELPKTRSGKIMRRLLRDVAENRQIGDVTTLADSSVMELISSGLKSGKSED
- a CDS encoding GNAT family N-acetyltransferase, with product MSWHDRPVLRGKHVILEPLSQEHADGLHEAGRDPEVWRWLSLRRPATPDATRAMIDDILADPTRAAWAQIDVAGGRVAGTTSYYEIDPRHRGLAIGYTWIGAPWQRSAINTEAKLLLLERAFDVLGAVRVTWHTDHGNERSQRAIERLGAAREGVLRAHRIRPDGSLRDTVVYSLLAEEWPATQQKLLDRVR